catttattcataaattaaatctatattaactAGTAACCaactcaatatatttatatattttattattacagagAGATACCAAGGACCGATAGTAAAGTAGAACGTACTCACAACCCCAGATGTAAtgcaaatttttttgaaatcatcACACAtaggtaaatacattatatgttataatactttggtatattgtgttgtttaaatatatttgtaagttaaaaatatggaaatGACAGACACCAATAGgggtgaattttttttaaaaatattttatagtggtGAGGAgtaaaacaacttaaaattgcaaatgtaattttatagatccgatcaaacaaaaaatagatatgttttattaaacgatattgtatttgttactaaaaaattggaaaactcTAAATTTCAAGTGTACCTACTTCATTGAACTACACAGAACCATTCtaccattatacatttattattatttattttttttatataaaaagcgATATTGAACGGTGACGTTGTGTTAATCTATATACCTAATTGGATATTcctaaagaatattaaaaaatgcatttgcaTTACTATTATAAGATATGTATTAGAAATACAATTAGACAGAGTATAGACAACTGCCTAGAGTGGAAAATTTATAGtaccacaattttttttggctTTAATTTCTCCTATGAATAGATCTTAAAatctatgcatatattattatatacttataaaacatgGTTAATTTCATATCCTTCATATTATCTGAAATTTATAGTgtgatgtaaaaatattcattgttaTATTCCTGGCACCTAGTATCTGGCATGTTTTAACAGCGAGAATCACGTTCTATACAACTTTtgtaaatagatttatatattcatgtataaCCTTTGTAAAAcgaacttataattttattgaaaaaactaGATTTGAAGAAAGTGATACATTTATAGTAGAAACATACAGAGTAATTTTAGactatttaagaaataaattatatacaaaatgggtatgtacttttttttttgattcacgattttattttcttgttaAGTTGATCTAGCGCATTGCAGTACAAAGTTatggaatttataaaatatatacaataattatatcataaatacctTGAagcatttttgtaaattatgattGGATATCTTTagctaaataaaaacacattttttaattaaaataataattttaagtattaacttttattttaacaactttttatacatttatcaatagATATTactaaagattattattattaatgaaaaatataatttatacaattatttcatgactatattattattgagttaGAATGTGTATGAcctaaaaacactaaaaaaatgcatgcaaatatgcaaaataaatatcaaaatatgtcctaaaaaaaaattcaatatatctttttaaaattagtttattactaatccaaaatgtatttttaattaattcacaattatttttataattttaaacttaaatacaaattgattatatacaaatatgagatttttgaaattaaatctatataggtacttaaacataattttgtttttactcaaATCAATCGTGTAGTCAAGCAGTGTTGGAACATTTAACTTTTGGCAATTTTCCCTATGCCCTATGGCCTATagactgaaaatatattttaaataattgtacggAACCCCCTTGGTTGGGAAGCTCTGCCTTAACCTACTTAGAATCTACAGTTACACAATTACACAATTaatcaaacatatattataaatgtataatttgaaagtattataaaattataagatttgtAGTAGGCATGGCCACTGTACATTACCAAGTCTATTTAACCCTTATTTTCTTaaccttattaaaaaaatatatttttataggtcaaagactaaatttttataaaaattaaaaataataagtatcttcattatacatttgatttataGTTGGATTTCAAACCTATTAAAGATAGGACGACTCAGAGATTTAAATGAAACGGATTTGTTCACGACATTAGACGACCAAAAATCATCAACATTAGGCGATAAATTGGAAAAGTAAACTGTCAATAATCTATAATCAACCacattgatttttatcaatactttgaaataatttaatattaattttgactttAGGATATGGAGATCAGAGTTAGCCAATGCGTATTCGATGAATCGAAAGCCAAAATTGTTGAGAGCTTTGCTACGAATGTTTGGTGCTAAATTAATGCTATACGGATTAATGTTTTGCATCACcgaaattattttcaagtaagattatttttcaatttgtagattaaaataaatatttgacaatatgtttatataaaaatcatatttatgaatattagtaaattattatataatttcccATTATTTAAGATTAGGTAATGAATATTcactaatttatgttattttatatcataatgacaaaaattatttttcgtttaagaaatatttatttttatataagcatgcattaatattataatattattactaaattcccatgtataatatagccgTATTGTAACCGGCaagaaataaattcaaaaatcgcATTTTAAATCCTGATCAGAGCAATGAATTTTTGACTAAACATCAATGATGAGtgtgttttttgaaaaagtatcaaaaatctatagttacacaatttgttttttacgcATTTTAAGTAACAATTTAGaccaaaattgataaaaaacgcaaaaactattttcagttagaaattcataaacatttttttttttggttatatctaagttttgaaaattgaatacaaaatttcTCATAGGCaattcattcatttttaaaccataaaatctaataacacatataaagccaattattttatataaacatttaatgctCAAATTTggacttaattataaatttaaagataaattatgttaattatttaaatataacttaagaaaacattatttatgaagtagatatttaaaggattataattaatagcaaCGATAAGaagtaaattcaaaaatcgCAATTTAAATTCTGAGCAAAACGatgaattttttgattttacagtgttatgtgtattattttgtgtgcgtgtgtgtgtgtgtgtgtgtgtacatacTCGTTAAGTATTCgataaaattctttaaattttcaaaaatgatgtGGTTTCTGGtagtaattatttgtattttaaagaggtcagaataaaaaaaactaattttacaaaatcgaCTATTCTTTTTTGGTGCAATATGAGCataaacaattgtttatacttttaactttatcaaaatattcttacacttaaagatatatttataggcatgtgattttcattttttttttttttgtataaacttcgatgaaaataatcaatacttTATACTGAGCATTACATaaactaatacattattatattaatgtttatttaaataatatacctagtataaatccataaatataatgtcatttaatatctatatttattgtttacgcTTATATCTTAATTACAGTATGTCACAACCTATATTAATTGGTGAACTATTAGCATATTTCAATCCTTATCATTCAAAAGATACAGATATAGAATATGCATACCTATGTTCATCAGGTATAGTATTCAGCATATTCATGACAATTATCCTTCACTATTACACATATGAAGAAATCATGAACGAAACAATTAAGGTCCGAGTTGCTTGCTGTTCTTTAATCTACAGAAAGGTAaacgtacaaatattttgtaaattatatgtaaatatgttaattttaatacttgatacaacaatatcttatatatatatatatattttcactgTAATACTGTATTATGTACTTAGATATAGGGAACAacgtgaatattattttccagAGTTTCCCCAAtttgtttactttaatttactaaaagaataattatttcattttttttttttatgtagacATTATGTTTAAGTTATAACAGATTTGGTGAAACTGCCGTTGGACAAGTGATGAATTTGATATCAAATGATATAAATCGATACGATTATGTGATTCATCACATACATTACTTATGGATTGGTCCTCTGCAAATAATGATaggcatttattttttgtggcaGGAAATTGGTGTATCCTCATTAATTGGAGTAGctacatttcttttttttattcctttacaaggtatttttaaatcatgaaataattaattatatgaacatatagttatatacctatagttaaactacttttttcaatttcaggTTGGATgggaaaattaatttccaaatTCCGTTTACAAACAGCAAAGAACACTGATGAAAGAATACGATTTATGAATGAAATTATTTCGGGAATACAAGTGATCAAAATGTACACATGGGAAAAACCTTTTGGAAATCTTATAGAAAATGCAAGAAAGTATGTATGAGttgataatgttatttatattcagggtataaagtattatattatgtggagATTATTATAGAGTAGAAGTTGAACAAATTAAAGGAGCCAAATCTATTAGATTCATATggatatcatttaaaataattcaatcaaGATTTCAAATCTTTATTACCATTTTAATTTACGTCTTATtaggaaataaaatatcttttcgtAAAGTAAGTTCTCATTTGGGTTGTGTGTACTTGTAATTTGtacatatgtacattgtatataatatactatcaacctattctatttttattatttgctcACAGGTTTACGTCCTTACAAGTTTCTTCAATTTGTTGCATACGTCTATGGCAGTAAAATTTTCTATTAGTTTGTTGGATATAggtgaattaattatatcaattaaacgCATACAGGTATAAATACACCTAATACATTTCATACTTGTACTTATACTAATACATGcttgaataagaaaaaattaagtagaTTTAAGtactaaagtaaatttattaagtactaaatttttattaaataatattacgtttctattttatgtatatttaattaatattaataaaaccatcaattttttctcaaattgtcacttaatagttaatacaaaaattataaaatacaataaatattataaatcccggaaaataaaaatttaaaatattaataattataaaatatattacagttttaatCAAATTGTCATTACAGTATCattgacaaaaaattaaatacatatttgtggAATTACCAAAATACCTATAACATTATGCCGTCCCCCCTTtccataaaaattacatttagaaATCGCAAATGAAACTATTAAACAGTAGGGGAACCTAAACACCTTTTCAGTTCGAGGTCtgcataacatttaaaattaactttgtaatgtaatatcaataatgaaaAGGTGTTCAACTTATAAGTGGATATCACTCTGATATAAGGTGTCATGTGCGttaaatttacattcaataatatacaaacacacatacatcgttgtaaaattactataatcaaCACCCTAATAGCTAAACTAAAATtagctttatatttttatatagagtTATTTATTACTCGAAGAAAAAGATCATCAAATCCAAAAACcttatttgaaatatgataaatCGGTGGAACAAGTCTTTGGACAATTACTCATTGCTGATAACCATATTACAAATAACTGTAATGACATTGAAAACAACAAAGAATCTGTTAATAGTCATGGTATAGTTATTTTGAACACTTTTGCTAAATGGGCGGATGTTCaaactaataatacattggaaaatattaatttaacgttAAATTCTGGAAGTTTGGTTGCAATTATTGGACCAGTAGGAGCCGGAAAGGTAagtatataaacactatatattatattgtacctaaattttatagtataaaacgataagaaataattacagAGCTCATTGATACAAGCAATTTTAAAGGAATTGCCTGTTTTAAAAGGCAAAATCTCTGTGAACGGTGTAATTTCTTATGCATCACAAGAACCATGGATATTTTCTGGGActattcaacaaaatattctttttggATCACCAATGGACCAAGAACGTTTCAAACAAGTAAATACACACggattaacattatatatcaattatataccaacatgatatttaaaatatagttaaccGATATGATTTTCAAATAGATTATTGATATCTGTGCACTAAAAAGCGATCTAGAACATTTGCCACTTGGCGATGAAACGATAGTTGGAGAACGAGGAATAACCTTAAGTGGAGGACAAAGAGCCAGAATTAATTTAGCTaggcaaatataaatttgaaaattaactaaagTCTATACATCTaacaattcaaaatgttttatttccaGAGCGGTATACAAAAAAGCAGATATTTACTTACTCGATGATCCACTTTCAGCTGTTGATGTTAAAGTTGGCAagcatttatttgaaaaatgcatAAGAGGTgagtaggtataatttaaaaatatttaattctatttaacACGACTAACCGTCAGATTTCTGATTACAGGCTATCTCAAAGAAAAAGCATgcattcttattactcatCAAGTACATTATTTATCTGAAGTTGATCATATCGTTCTAATGgataatgtaagtatataatattaaaattactgtgAAGCTACTgtgtattaacattatattatgtttatttttgtttttagggtaatattataattgaaggATCTTATCAAGATATCCAAGCctctatttttgattttgcgaAAGTACTTGGCCCTTTAAAAGGTACAACTATTGAAAATGAAAGTGAAACTAACAGTATAAACAACGATGGTGCCGAATCCCGCTTGGTTTCATCTCAGTCTGGTTCAAACGAAAGTATTTTATCATCCAACTTTAAAGTCTTAACTCAGAAACCTAATGAAAAATCAGAATATCAgtcttataaatatgaatccaaaaatgttttaatatcgtACATAACTGCTTGTGAgagtacatacaatattttttggggGTTTTTTATGTGCATTGTTATTCTAGCACTGATTGTCGGTGGAGATTTTTGGCTTAGCTTTTGGTAATATCATGTTAAATAAGTATGTactcgtataaataattttgaagttttctGATATACTTTTCAGGGTTAATCAagaagtatatacatttaataatccaaaaaatacatttgataatAGTACATCAGAGCCACATGAATCAACcaacttattattatggttaaataattatcatgaatactatgttataatttatgccTTATTCATGGTCGCCTTGATAATATCAGTGATAATTAGGTCTgctatatttatcaaaattacaatGAAAGCCTCAATTAATTTACACAATCGTATGTTCAATTCCATTATAAGAACtaccatgtttttttttaatacaaattcatcgggtaagaaattatttttttttaaatatgtacataattatcatgttattacattaaataaatgttatttttatataggaaAGATAATTAACCGCTTTTCAAAAGACTTAGGAGCTGTGGATGAAattttacctaatatttttttggattccttacaagttaataatttacctatattttgcttatattatttaaaatttagaaaagttatacattttggaatgtataatactaactgttaatttctatgtatttaatagattttcatatttatttctgGAACTGTAATTGTTATTGGATTGACtaatatgtatctattgaTACCATCATTTATtgttggtattattatttataagcttaGAGCTTATTTTTTCAGTACATCACAAAATGTCAACAGGTTAGAAGCATCTAGTaagttttatagttatagtatttataaatttatagagcTATGATTTATAAgcactaaaaagtaaaaattcgtTATTgcagtaaacaattttaaatacctatgcacaagtaaataaaaaatggtctGAAGtttcaatcaatatttttatcttagtatataatatcacaaatagACCTAAATACTATTGGATCTGACAATAATTTCCtagaaatcaatattatatacaaaacaatagttcaaataataacattttttttttttataataataaatatatttgatgtcCACAAAACCTTTTAGTAAACTCCTATATTTTGACGTATGAATTTTCAGATAAAAATCGAAGTAAATTCtctaaacattaaaaagttaaaatatgcaaaatataggACTAAAAAATTTCTCATTTTCAATCTCCATATTACCATAAAACATTCAAGCTTGTTTAAGTAGGttgtaatattacacaatatctTGCAATAcaaccaaaataatttaatatatattattttcatttaaaacaattttccttttattttttaaataaacagctCGAAGCACTGTATTAGCACATATGAATGCATCATTACAAGGTTTAACAACAATAAGAGCATATAAAGCAGAAGATATTTTATCACAAGAATTTGACAAACATcaagtacttatattaaattatactaaaaagcttctattttatttatgctacaataataattattcgaatgatgtgtattttatttttaatttgacattTAGGATTTAAATTCCTCGGCTTCACATTTGTACACAGGTTTAAATTTAGGATTTGGATTTTGGATAGATatcgtttgtttattttatttatgtattattatattcagctTTTTAATAACTGACAACAGTAAGTTAAAAGTTGTATGATtctgttgataattttaaaatatgtcactTCACAGTtcacttataaatatacttttagatatttatggAGGAAGTGTTGGACTAGCTCTTACACAAGTGATAACATTACTCCGTAGGATCCAATGGTGGGTAAGACAATCGACAACACTACTATGCCAATTGACATCAGTTGATAGAGTATTAGAATACACACGTTTACCACAGGAAGATACTCTTCAAcctattaaagataaaatttaataattattgtataatttctaacaaatatttcacacgaaaattatttatctatgttATAGAGCATTCACCGGATAAAGAGTGGCCTTATTCGgggaaaattgtatttaaggaTTTTAATCTACGTTACAGTCTAAATTCACCTTATgtattaaaagatttaaatattcaaattcaatCAATGGAAAAAGTAAGTGATGAAATgtggttttaaattgtaaataataattgttttacgtTTATTTAGATAGGTATTGTTGGTAGAACCGGTGCAGGTAAATCATCGTTTATCGGGGCATTGTTTAGATTAGCTCTAAATGAAggtaaaattatcattgacgGTGTGGATATACACGAATTGGCACTCAAAGACCTGAGATCTAAATTGTCCATAATTCCTCAAGAACCCGTATTGTTTTCTGGGACTATGAGAACAAACTTAGATCCATTTGCCGAATATCCAGATCATGCTCTTTGGAAAGCTCTAGACGAAGTATAATGTTTCCTAGTTAatttcacataaaaaaaaaataataaagttttattataactcgATCGAaagattttcaataaattattatttatggactatacatatacagttatatattattattgtaggttGAACTCAAAAACGTTGTAGAGGATTTGCCCGACGGTCTTAACTCGAAAATGTCTGCGAGTGGTTCGAACTTCAGTGTCGGACAACGTCAATTAGTTTGTTTGGCAAGAGCTATACtacaaaacaacaaaattctTATATTGGATGAGGCCACTGCCAATGTCGATccactgtaataaaaaaaataattttatttaaaatatttaattgtataataattataattattttatctgtatctaattaaaattaaattttttatttacaggaCTGATAAGTTgattcaaaatacaattagGAATAAATTTAGACTTTGCACAGTATTAACAATTGCTCACCGTTTAAATACCATAATGGACTCTGACAGAGTACTAGTAATggattttggaaaaataattgaatttgacCATCCGTAtagtttgttaaaaaacaCTGACGGATTTTTCTACAAAATGGTAGAGCAAACGGGAAAGGATACAGCTTACTTTTTACATAATGTTGCTTCAGAGGtgccacataatatatttcaatatctcgtatttttatatttataataaactgcatggtactttataattttataatttgaattaatttatcattatgttttttagagTTTCAAAACATTTCAGTCGAGAAAGAAATCTCCGAACCATTAAATCATTGAataattggtttaaaaaaattatatagaagttgtaaaatattaataactttttattatttaaaatgttgtttttagtAAAACTTTGATttcattactatttttattacaattatattttctcgtttatatattacaacttatagaacgattacattttttttcttgaatcatattgtaaatttgtcgACTAGTGAATAGCATCTATTACTTACctacaacatattaaaattaataagaaaatattttaacggaTTCTTGTATTTGAACAATATAGAGGGACGAATAACAACTTTGTAGGTTTAATTCAccggtattatatttattctaaacatCAGATggcctatattaatttaatatttaaaaaataattaaatataaatttataaaaggtagttaggtataatacttagtacatattattaaacaggtCTAATATTAGCGCGTTTTGTTTGGCTGTAGCCCATTAGCgcaaaatatgatttacacACAACCAAAAAGcgcaaacataataatattataatgagataaaaaaattttaaatttaaataaaatattaatagttattacttattagtaaaatgtaaaattttaatgagtatctttaaattatttgaacttcaaaactcatagttttcaaataataaatatagtataaccaagaattgtttttatgtacaaGTTCTATGCTTTTAAATTAGAGTTGATTTTAGAAGTGTAAAgtgttgaattttttaataaacttc
This sequence is a window from Rhopalosiphum maidis isolate BTI-1 chromosome 1, ASM367621v3, whole genome shotgun sequence. Protein-coding genes within it:
- the LOC113550228 gene encoding multidrug resistance-associated protein 4-like → MYREIPRTDSKVERTHNPRCNANFFEIITHSWISNLLKIGRLRDLNETDLFTTLDDQKSSTLGDKLEKIWRSELANAYSMNRKPKLLRALLRMFGAKLMLYGLMFCITEIIFNMSQPILIGELLAYFNPYHSKDTDIEYAYLCSSGIVFSIFMTIILHYYTYEEIMNETIKVRVACCSLIYRKTLCLSYNRFGETAVGQVMNLISNDINRYDYVIHHIHYLWIGPLQIMIGIYFLWQEIGVSSLIGVATFLFFIPLQGWMGKLISKFRLQTAKNTDERIRFMNEIISGIQVIKMYTWEKPFGNLIENARKVEVEQIKGAKSIRFIWISFKIIQSRFQIFITILIYVLLGNKISFRKVYVLTSFFNLLHTSMAVKFSISLLDIGELIISIKRIQSYLLLEEKDHQIQKPYLKYDKSVEQVFGQLLIADNHITNNCNDIENNKESVNSHGIVILNTFAKWADVQTNNTLENINLTLNSGSLVAIIGPVGAGKSSLIQAILKELPVLKGKISVNGVISYASQEPWIFSGTIQQNILFGSPMDQERFKQIIDICALKSDLEHLPLGDETIVGERGITLSGGQRARINLARAVYKKADIYLLDDPLSAVDVKVGKHLFEKCIRGYLKEKACILITHQVHYLSEVDHIVLMDNGNIIIEGSYQDIQASIFDFAKVLGPLKGTTIENESETNSINNDGAESRLVSSQSGSNESILSSNFKVLTQKPNEKSEYQSYKYESKNVLISYITACESTYNIFWGFFMCIVILALIVGGDFWLSFWVNQEVYTFNNPKNTFDNSTSEPHESTNLLLWLNNYHEYYVIIYALFMVALIISVIIRSAIFIKITMKASINLHNRMFNSIIRTTMFFFNTNSSGKIINRFSKDLGAVDEILPNIFLDSLQIFIFISGTVIVIGLTNMYLLIPSFIVGIIIYKLRAYFFSTSQNVNRLEASTRSTVLAHMNASLQGLTTIRAYKAEDILSQEFDKHQDLNSSASHLYTGLNLGFGFWIDIVCLFYLCIIIFSFLITDNNIYGGSVGLALTQVITLLRRIQWWVRQSTTLLCQLTSVDRVLEYTRLPQEDTLQPIKEHSPDKEWPYSGKIVFKDFNLRYSLNSPYVLKDLNIQIQSMEKIGIVGRTGAGKSSFIGALFRLALNEGKIIIDGVDIHELALKDLRSKLSIIPQEPVLFSGTMRTNLDPFAEYPDHALWKALDEVELKNVVEDLPDGLNSKMSASGSNFSVGQRQLVCLARAILQNNKILILDEATANVDPLTDKLIQNTIRNKFRLCTVLTIAHRLNTIMDSDRVLVMDFGKIIEFDHPYSLLKNTDGFFYKMVEQTGKDTAYFLHNVASESFKTFQSRKKSPNH